In bacterium, a single window of DNA contains:
- the pheA gene encoding prephenate dehydratase, producing MARAPSLESLRARIDRVDDQLLRLLNERAALALQVGHAKARNGHTSKYVPEREKRIFQRLARLNEGPLRPAHVRTIFREVISGCRALEQPLRVAYLGPAGTYCQQAAGEQFGSGPNLLPFGSVDAVFDEVERGRAEYGVVPVENSTEGVVAQTLDRFIASPLTIKAEVLLRIDHCLLARSAEPRRVRRIVSHPQSLAQCRGWLAQHFPNLPVAEVASNAVAAEQAAAHPGTAAIASRRAAERLKLKIVAASIQDLPNNVTRFLVVSHDGNGAPTGDDKTSILFAVPHESGALFRVLEAFARQRINLSTIESRPLKGRAWEYVFFIDLAGHSAEPRMQKALAGLKERALFVKVLGSYPAWRWPEGEARP from the coding sequence GTGGCCAGAGCTCCCTCTCTCGAATCGCTGCGAGCGCGGATCGACCGCGTCGACGACCAGCTCCTGCGCCTGCTCAACGAGCGCGCCGCGCTGGCGCTGCAGGTGGGCCATGCCAAGGCGCGCAACGGCCACACCAGCAAGTACGTCCCGGAGCGCGAGAAGCGCATCTTCCAGCGCCTGGCGCGACTGAACGAGGGGCCGCTGCGGCCGGCGCACGTGCGCACCATCTTCCGCGAGGTGATCTCGGGCTGCCGCGCCCTCGAGCAGCCGTTGCGCGTCGCCTATCTCGGCCCGGCGGGCACGTACTGCCAGCAGGCGGCGGGCGAGCAGTTCGGCTCCGGGCCGAACCTGCTGCCGTTCGGCTCGGTGGACGCGGTGTTCGACGAGGTCGAGCGCGGCCGCGCCGAGTACGGGGTGGTGCCGGTGGAGAACTCGACCGAGGGCGTGGTGGCGCAGACGCTCGACCGCTTCATCGCCTCGCCGCTGACCATCAAGGCCGAGGTGCTGCTGCGCATCGACCACTGTCTGCTGGCGCGCAGCGCCGAGCCGCGCCGGGTGCGGCGCATCGTCTCCCATCCGCAGTCGCTCGCCCAGTGCCGCGGCTGGCTGGCGCAGCACTTCCCGAACCTGCCGGTGGCGGAGGTGGCGAGCAACGCGGTCGCCGCCGAGCAGGCGGCGGCGCACCCGGGCACGGCGGCGATCGCCTCGCGGCGGGCGGCCGAGCGGCTCAAGCTGAAGATCGTCGCCGCCAGCATCCAGGACCTGCCCAACAACGTCACCCGCTTCCTGGTGGTCAGCCACGACGGCAACGGCGCGCCGACCGGCGACGACAAGACCTCGATCCTGTTCGCCGTGCCGCACGAGTCGGGGGCGCTGTTCCGGGTGCTGGAGGCGTTCGCCCGGCAGCGCATCAACCTCAGCACCATCGAGTCGCGACCGCTCAAGGGCCGCGCCTGGGAGTACGTGTTCTTCATCGACCTGGCCGGCCACAGCGCCGAGCCGCGCATGCAGAAGGCGCTGGCGGGGTTGAAGGAGCGGGCGCTGTTCGTCAAGGTGCTCGGCTCGTATCCCGCCTGGCGCTGGCCGGAGGGCGAGGCGCGACCATGA